Part of the Kitasatospora sp. NBC_01266 genome, TCGGCGGCGAGGATGCCCGTCGACGGGTCGGCGGCGGCCATCGCGGCGGTCGTCTCGCCCATCCCGAAGCCGATCTCCAGGGTGACCGGCAGCCCGCCGAAGAGCGTGGTCAGGTCGAGCGGGGTGCCGTCGATCGCCAGGCCCCACTGCTCCCAGTGCCGGTCCAGCGCACCGGCCTGGGCCGGGGTCATCCGGCCGCGGCGCGGCTGGAAGCTGCGGATCCGGTGCTCGCGGTGCTGTTCCTCGGTGGCCCGGTGCGGATACATCGGGGCGGGGTAGCCCGCGGGCGCGGCCGACAGGCGCGCGGAGGGCGACTGGGCGGGGAGCTGGGGGGAGGTGGCAGTCGAAGTCACAATGCCGTCGAGTTTACGGGGCACCCGGTTTTCCGGGGTAGCGGCCCGGACGGGCACCCGTGCCGCCCCTCACTCCTCGGCCGCCAGCGCGGCCAGCGCCCGCCGGGCCACCTCGCGGCCGATCGGCAGCGAGGCGGTGGCGGCGGGGGAGGGGGCGTTGAGCACGTGCACCAGGCGGCGGGTCGAGCCGGGGCGGTCGGGGTCGAAGCCGGCGAAGGCGAAGTCGTCCAGCAGCGTGCCGTCCCGGGCCACCGCCTGCGCCCGCACCCCGGCCGGGGCGGGCACCAGGTCGGCGGCCGTGACGGCGGGCAGCAGGCGCCGCACGGCGGTGGTGAAGGCCGGTTTGGAGAGCGAGCGGTGCAACTCGCCCAGGCCGTAGCGCCAGTGCCGGCGGGCCAGCTGCCAGGCGCCCGGGAAGCCCAGGGTGGCGGCCAGCTCGGCCGGGCGCACGGTGCGCCAGTCGTAGCCCTCGCGGGCCAGCGCCGGGACGGCGTTCGGGCCCACGTGCACGTCCCCGTGGACGCCCCGGGTCAGGTGCACGCCGAGGAACGGGAAGGCCGGGTCGGGGACGGGGTAGACCAGGCCGCGCACCAGGTCCCGCCGGTGGGCGGCGAGTTCGTAGTACTCGCCGCGGAACGGGATGATCCGCAGGCCCGGGTCGTCGCCGGCCAGCCGGGCCAGCCGGTCGCTGTGCAGGCCCGCGCAGTTGACCAGCACCGCGCAGCGCAGTTCGCCGCCGGCGGTCCGCACGGTCACCCCGTCGGCCCGCCGGTCGATGGCCAGCACCTCGGTGCCGGTGCGCAGTTCGGCGCCGCGTTCGGCGGCCAGCGCGGCGTAGGTCCGGGCCACGGCGGTGTAGTCGCAGCTGCCGGTGGTGGCGACGTGCAGACCGGCCAGGCCGACCGCCTGCGGTTCGTACTCGCTTATCTGACCTGACGTCAACTCCCGTACCGGGATGCCGTTGCGCCGCCCCCGTTCGGCGAGTGCGGCGAGCCGGGGCAGCTCCTCGGCGGCGGTGGCGACGATCAGCTTGCCGTTCACCTCGCACGGCAGCCCGTGCTCGCGGCAGAACCGCACCATCGCGGCGGCGCCCTCGGTGGCGTACCGGGCCTTGAGCGAGCCGGGGCGGTAGTACACCCCGCTGTGGATCACCCCGCTGTTGCGCCCGGTCTGGTGGGTGGCCGGCGCGCTCTCCTTCTCCAGCACCCCGACCCGCAGTCCGGGCCGCTCCCGGGTCAGCGCGAGCGCGGTGGCCAGCCCCACGATGCCGCCGCCCACCACCAGGACCTCGTGGTCGTAGGTCATCCGCCACCCTCCTCACGCCGACGCGCCCCCGTGGCCGATGGTGCCACGGGCGCGCGCTCGCCGTCAGCAGGGTCAGGCGCTCTGCTCCCACGGCCAGGCGGCGTCGGCTCCCCGTTCCAGCAGCGGGATCAGCCGGAAGGCGGCGTCGCCGAGCCCGCCGAAGGTGTGCCGGTGGGCGCCGCCGGACGGCCCGTGGCCGAAGCGGTAGCCGGCCAGGTTCCAGGTGTAGACGGGCACCCGGTCCGGCACGGCGGCCAGCGGGTCGTCACCGTGGTAGCCGTAGCCGGTCTGCTCGTCGGTGATGATCACCACCCGGTCGTGGCCCTGGTAGTGCGTGCGCACCGCCTCGGCGGTCTTGGTGCCGCCCAGGTTCTGGAAGCGCTGCAGCACGGCGAGCACCGACTCGCCGCGGTGCACCTCGACCACTCGGCTGGTGCTGCCGAACTCCACCAGGTCGGCGTCGGCGGCGCGGACCTTCAGCGCGGTGCCGAAGATCGCCGCCGAGTCGGCCCGGTTGAGGCCGCTGCGCTGGCTCGGCCGGTCGAACATCGAGACGGACCGGTCCACCAGGATCAGGGTGCGCCCGCCCAGTGCCGGGACGCCGCGCAGCGAGTGGCCGAGTGCCTTCTCCAGCGGGTAGGCCCAGCGCAGCGACGGGGCGTGCTGGTAGGCGGCCAGGTAGCGGAACGGGAACTGCCGGGAGCGGCGCACCTCGTCCGGGTCGCTCAGCTTGGCGGCCACCCGCTCGGCGACCTCGTCGCCGACCCCGGCCTCGTCGAAGTTGCGCAGGTTGCGCACCAGCGCCATCGACCCCATGGACGGGATGATCGCCTCCCAGGCCGCCGCGTCCAGCGGTCCCCGCAGCCAGCCCGCCAGTGCCTCCCAGGTCAGCCCGGCCGCCGCCAACCGCTCGGCGGCGCCCGGCCCGGTGAGCACCGCCCGGCGTTGCTCGACCGGCAGCGTCAGCAACTCGTGGTTGGCGGTGAGCAGCGCGTCGCCGGCCGGCGGGACGGCCTCGGCCGGGTGGTGGCGGCGGTCCAGCGCGTACTTGAACAGCTCGCCCTGGCCGGCCCGCTGCGGGTCCGGGCTCGGGTGGGTCAGCTCCAGCACGTCGGCGAACCGGAAGCCACGGCTCGCGGTGTCGTACTTGAGCAGCGCCTGGCTGGTGTAGAGGCGGCGCACGGCGTCCGCGACGCCGCGCTTGACCGGCTGCGGCAGGCGGTGGCCGTAGCGCGAGGTCCAGTAGGCGAGCAGCTCACCGGGCTCGTCGGGGCGGCGCAGCACGGTCTCCACGGCCTGCCGGGAGAAGCCGGGCGCCTTGGCGTCCAGCCGGGCCCGGGTGAACTCGGCCGCGCCGACCAGCGCGGCGGTGCGCATGTTCGCCTCGCCGCGCAGCCAGCGCAGCAGGCCCAGCGTCCACTGCGGGTCCGCGACGGCCAACTCGCGCACCAGCGCGGTGAAGCGGTCGTCGCGGGCGCCGCCGGACTCGTAGAAGGTCTCCTGGCCGACCAGGTTGGCGACCGAGAGGAGGAAGAGTTCCGACTTCGGCTCGCGCAGGTGACCCGTGCCGCCCTCGTGGTTGACGGCCTGCTCGCCGGTGCTGCGGACGGGCGAACGGGGCGGCGCGATGCGGTTCCTGAGGTTGAAGCGGGCCATGAGCGGGGTCCCCCTGCGGACTTGAGCGACGAGAGCGGGGCAGGGGAGGGCATGGCGAGGTGCGGGGGCCGACGCGTGTGCCGGCCCCCTGCTGCGATGCCTCCCGAGATCAAGGGCGACGGCGGGTTTGGGTGACTTCAACGCGCCCGAGGGCACTCCATCGGAAGTAACCGCCGTCCGCGCACCGGGAGGTGCGGCGTATTCACGAATAGGTGTCCAGAGATCAGAGAGCGGCTGAGGTGACAAGAACTGCTCTACCAACTGAGCTACCGCCGGACGAACCGACGACCGGGACTCGAACCCGGGACCCGTCCATTAAGGGAAGTAACCCCGACCTGCGCACCTGGACAGGGACGACTGTAGCGGCGCCCCGATCGAACCCGCATCCGAAATAGCGGTCGGCTACGCGGGCGCCGCCAGCACCACCCGGGCCCGCTCCGTCAACTCCCGTACCCGGCGCTCGCCTTGGAAAGGCTCCAGCTGGCGCAGCATCTCCAGCACGTACTCCCGGCTGCGCTGCGAGGAGATCCGGCCGGCCACCTCCACCGCCCGCTCGCCGGCCTCGACGGCGGCGTCCAGGTTGCCCGCTTCCGCCTCCGCCATCGCGGAGACCACCAGGCGCAGGCCGTGCGAGCGGACGAAGCCCTCGGTTGGCCGGGCCAGCGCCTCGCGGGTGAACTGGCGGACCTTGGCGGGCACTCCGAGGTCGCGGAAGCACTCGGCGGCGTCGGCGGCCAGGCGGTCGTAGGCGTAGAAGTCGATCCAGGCGGGATCGGGGTCGCCGGGGCGGGAGCGTTCGAGGGCGTTCTCGGCGGCGGCGAGTGCCGTCGAGGAGGCCGCCGCGTTGCCGGCCCGCGCCTGGGCCCGGGCCTCCACCAGGTGGAAGAAGCTCATCGTGCGGGTGGTGGCCAGACCCCGGTTGCGCTCCAGCGCCGCCTGGGCCAGGTCGACCGCCTCCTCGGCGAAGCCGCGGTAGCAGGCCTGCAGGCTCATCGAGGCCAGCACGTAGCCGCCGAGCGGCACGTCGGCGGCGGCTCGGGCCAGCCGCAGCGCCTGGATGTAGTAGCGCTGGGCGGCCTCGTGCTGGCCGGTGTCGAAGGCCATCCAGCCGGCCAGCCTGGTCAGTTCGGCGGTCGCGCCGAACAGCGCCCGGCCGACCGCGTCGCTGTAGGAGGCGAGCAGCAGCGGGGCCGCCTCGACCCGCAGGCACTCCGGCACCATGGACGAACGCCAGTCGCCGCCACCGTACTTGGAGTCCCAGCGGCGCGCCTCCTGGGCGGCCTCGCGCAGCTTGGCGGCGTCGGACTGGCCGACCCGGTAGACGGCCGAGCGGGG contains:
- the lhgO gene encoding L-2-hydroxyglutarate oxidase; amino-acid sequence: MTYDHEVLVVGGGIVGLATALALTRERPGLRVGVLEKESAPATHQTGRNSGVIHSGVYYRPGSLKARYATEGAAAMVRFCREHGLPCEVNGKLIVATAAEELPRLAALAERGRRNGIPVRELTSGQISEYEPQAVGLAGLHVATTGSCDYTAVARTYAALAAERGAELRTGTEVLAIDRRADGVTVRTAGGELRCAVLVNCAGLHSDRLARLAGDDPGLRIIPFRGEYYELAAHRRDLVRGLVYPVPDPAFPFLGVHLTRGVHGDVHVGPNAVPALAREGYDWRTVRPAELAATLGFPGAWQLARRHWRYGLGELHRSLSKPAFTTAVRRLLPAVTAADLVPAPAGVRAQAVARDGTLLDDFAFAGFDPDRPGSTRRLVHVLNAPSPAATASLPIGREVARRALAALAAEE
- a CDS encoding TROVE domain-containing protein, whose product is MARFNLRNRIAPPRSPVRSTGEQAVNHEGGTGHLREPKSELFLLSVANLVGQETFYESGGARDDRFTALVRELAVADPQWTLGLLRWLRGEANMRTAALVGAAEFTRARLDAKAPGFSRQAVETVLRRPDEPGELLAYWTSRYGHRLPQPVKRGVADAVRRLYTSQALLKYDTASRGFRFADVLELTHPSPDPQRAGQGELFKYALDRRHHPAEAVPPAGDALLTANHELLTLPVEQRRAVLTGPGAAERLAAAGLTWEALAGWLRGPLDAAAWEAIIPSMGSMALVRNLRNFDEAGVGDEVAERVAAKLSDPDEVRRSRQFPFRYLAAYQHAPSLRWAYPLEKALGHSLRGVPALGGRTLILVDRSVSMFDRPSQRSGLNRADSAAIFGTALKVRAADADLVEFGSTSRVVEVHRGESVLAVLQRFQNLGGTKTAEAVRTHYQGHDRVVIITDEQTGYGYHGDDPLAAVPDRVPVYTWNLAGYRFGHGPSGGAHRHTFGGLGDAAFRLIPLLERGADAAWPWEQSA
- a CDS encoding MFS transporter, encoding MSISPRGPNERLGTLLTQAQISNAGLARRVNDLGAQRGLTLRYDKTSVARWVSKGMVPQGPVPHLIATAIGGKLGRPVPLEEIGLGDTDPTPELGLAFPRAVAEAVRSATDLWRVDLELRRGPGGGRWSDALAGTFSVAAYSTPVARWLINPVDSSVARGTDEPPNAAPTAPTAPAPANPANPAPEKAPAPALPLPAPRSAVYRVGQSDAAKLREAAQEARRWDSKYGGGDWRSSMVPECLRVEAAPLLLASYSDAVGRALFGATAELTRLAGWMAFDTGQHEAAQRYYIQALRLARAAADVPLGGYVLASMSLQACYRGFAEEAVDLAQAALERNRGLATTRTMSFFHLVEARAQARAGNAAASSTALAAAENALERSRPGDPDPAWIDFYAYDRLAADAAECFRDLGVPAKVRQFTREALARPTEGFVRSHGLRLVVSAMAEAEAGNLDAAVEAGERAVEVAGRISSQRSREYVLEMLRQLEPFQGERRVRELTERARVVLAAPA